Genomic segment of Chloroflexota bacterium:
GGGACGCGGTTGATCTCGTTGAGATAGAGGCGCAGCGTGTCTTCGATTGACGCGCCGACGCCGGGTTGGGGAACCGGGCTCGGCTCGGACGCCCAACCCCCACTACCGCCCGACGACGCCTCATCGCCAGCCGTGCTATCACGCGGCTCGAGCTGAGAGAGCGCATCTTCCCAAGCATTCGGAGCGGGAGAGGCCGACACGTCAGTCGCGGGTGCCACCGGGGGTTCCTCGGTTCTCAGCGGGTGTCCGCAATTGCGCGGGCACCGGTCACTCGATGAAAGCATTCTACATGTTTTTACAGATAAGTCTGCACAAACTGTGCAAATTCCTACCTTCGGGGCGCGAATTGCGGTTGTTTGCCCCCTAGCCGCGGTGGTAGCTTCGACTGACGGCATCACACCCCCGGGGCCTGCCATTTGCGCACGTTAAGTCCCCGCGATGAGATCCTGCGGACGCTCAAGGTCGGCGGGGCCATGTTTGCGCCCGATATCGCCGACCGCGTGGGGACTGGCACGTCCGCCGTCCGACCGCATCTGGAGAGCCTGGCGGCCGACGGCCTGGTCACGGCCAACCCCGTGCGCGGACGGCCGGGGCGGCCCCGCTATCGCTACCACCTGACGGCCAAGGGCCACGAGACCTTCGAGCGCACATACGACGACCTCGCGTCCTGCATGGTGGACGCGGTGCTGGAGCTGGGCGGCGAGTCCCTGTTGCACGCCGTGCTGGAACGGCACGAACGACGGCAACTCGACAAGTACATCCCCCGCGTCCGCGGCCTGCCGTTCGACCTCCGCGTGCACGAGGTGGCCCGCATCCTGGACGAGTGCGGCTATATGGTCGAGCTCGAGACTACGGACGACGGCTACCGCCTGCGCGAGCACAACTGCCCGGTCTCACGCGTGGCCGAGGGATGCACCGCCGCCTGCGAATCCGAATTGCGCTTTATCCGCAAGCTGGTGCAGGCCGACGTCGAGCAGTTGGTGGTTTCGCCGAAGGGCGACCAAGCATGCTGCTATGCCATCCGCCGATGAGGACGGCCGCCGCGGCGTAGACGGCGCCGGGCGAATCTATCTCGACCACGCGGCGACCACGCCGGTCGATCCCGACGTGATGGCCGCCATGCTGCCTTTCCTGACGACCCACGCAGGCAATGCCAGCAGCCTGTATCTGGAGGGCCGCGAGGCGCGCGCCGCGCTCGATGACGCCCGCGACGCTGTGGCCGACGTGCTGGCGTGCGACGCGGCGGAGGTCGTCTTCACCGGCAGTGGCAGCGAGGCCGCCAACCTCGCGATCCGCGGCGTGGCCTGGCGCGCGCACGAGGCAGGACGACGCCACTTGGTGACGAGCGCCGTCGAGCACCACGCGGTGCTGCACACGGTGCAACAGCTCGAGCGGCGACATGGGTTCACTGCCACCTTCGTGCCGGTCGACAGCGATGGGCGCGTCGATCCCGTCGACGTGCTTGCCGCCGTCCGGGACGACACCGCGCTGGTGTCGGTGATGTACGCGAACAACGAGGTGGGCACGGTGCAGCCCGTGGCCGAGATCGCCGCGTCGCTGGCGGACCACCCGGCCCTGATTCACACCGACGCCGTGCAGGCCGCCGGAAGCCTGAGCCTGGTGACGCCCGAGTTGGGCGTGGACCTGCTCTCGCTGACGGCGCACAAGGTATACGGACCGAAAGGCGTGGGCGCGCTGTACGTGCGCCGCGGGGTGCGGCTGGCGCCGCAGATTGTCGGGGGCTCCCAGGAGCGCAATCGCCGCGCGGGCACCGAGAACGTGGCCGGCGCGGTCGGTCTCGCGGCGGCGCTCGCGCGGGCCGATGCCGAGCGCGCGGCGAGCAGCGCCGCCAACGCCCGGCTGACCGGCATCCTCATCGAGGGGCTGACGGAGATTCCTCAGGCACGCCTGACCGGGCCGGCGGAGCGCCGTTTGCCGAATTCCGCCAGCTTCGTGATCGAGGGCGTGGACAGCGAGGCGCTGCTGCTGCGGCTGGACGCAGCGGGGATCGCGGCTTCGAGCGGCTCGGCTTGCACCTCGGCGTCACTGGAGCCGTCCCACGTGCTGCTGGCCATGGGCATCCCGGCGGACATCGCCCGCAGCAGCCTGCGGCTCACGACGGGACGCTCGAACACCGACGCCCAGATGCGCCTCGCCGCGGACATCATTGCCGACGCTGTCGCGCAGTTGCGGCGCAAAGCCGATACCGCCGCCGCGGTGTCGATGGCGTAGACTTCCGATGA
This window contains:
- a CDS encoding cysteine desulfurase family protein, giving the protein MPSADEDGRRGVDGAGRIYLDHAATTPVDPDVMAAMLPFLTTHAGNASSLYLEGREARAALDDARDAVADVLACDAAEVVFTGSGSEAANLAIRGVAWRAHEAGRRHLVTSAVEHHAVLHTVQQLERRHGFTATFVPVDSDGRVDPVDVLAAVRDDTALVSVMYANNEVGTVQPVAEIAASLADHPALIHTDAVQAAGSLSLVTPELGVDLLSLTAHKVYGPKGVGALYVRRGVRLAPQIVGGSQERNRRAGTENVAGAVGLAAALARADAERAASSAANARLTGILIEGLTEIPQARLTGPAERRLPNSASFVIEGVDSEALLLRLDAAGIAASSGSACTSASLEPSHVLLAMGIPADIARSSLRLTTGRSNTDAQMRLAADIIADAVAQLRRKADTAAAVSMA